Proteins from a single region of Apium graveolens cultivar Ventura chromosome 7, ASM990537v1, whole genome shotgun sequence:
- the LOC141673245 gene encoding uncharacterized protein LOC141673245, with translation MVPKLGPAVITYWEQMKTLFLTQFQAVVKYTLLVTTLANVKQKEGESLTSYFKRFSAESTLVRGATDETLKILLIAGMRVRIVFWKHLQGKDPVSLADVLAQAESFKAIEQSLSETKKNDNTRNSKSRDNKKYFDYHESTGHDAHECHHLKDEIEELIKAGYLGEWIDKVKRRRGNDDKGKDGRHPTQAEDVEKTAEVKFQRAGSIRAIFGGHPFVGDNNRALERNSREARHPPLTNIHSLEDKPPKIFKGKFADITFREKESRWVHHPHNDALVITMLIGTMNVYRVFLDNGSSANIMYYSTYKKLGFPDSDMNFEDAHVYGFTGEAVRVMGSVRLLVTLGEGALSVTQMIDFKVLDQESAHNVLVGRPWLRAFRVITSIHHLMIKFPTPNGVGSLRGSQYESRDCYHKAVKEFCKRGYEGKGLLFEDAADIQEKPSGEVHAHYFVENPEEKETHVTKTHILTLGNVSRIRSVEEVVVNHVEGIMQKEFNGEKLEGRS, from the exons ATGGTTCCAAAACTTGGTCCAGCGGTGATCACATATtgggaacagatgaaaacctTATTTCTAACTCAGTTCCAGGCCGTGGTGAAGTATACGCTACTGGTTACCACCCTGGCCAATGTGAAACAGAAGGAGGGGGAAAGTTTGACCTCATACTTCAAAAGGTTCAGTGCAGAGTCTACCTTGGTGAGAGGCGCGACTGATGAGACACTAAAAATACTTCTTATAGCTGGTATGCGCGTGAGAATAGTTTTTTGGAAACACCTGCAAGGAAAGGACCCTGTGTCATTAGCTGATGTACTTGCGCAGGCGGAATCCTTCAAAGCGATTGAGCAATCGCTTTCCGAAACAAAGAAAAATGATAATACCCGCAACTCCAAG AGTAGAGACAATAAAAAGTATTTCGATTACCATGAGTCCACCGGCCACGACGCACACGAGTGTCATcacctaaaagatgaaattgaagaattgatcaaggctgGATATCTAGGAGAGTGGATTGATAAGGTGAAACGACGCAGAGGAAACGATGACAAGGGGAAAGATGGGAGGCATCCCACACAGGCAGAAGATGTCGAAAAGACAGCGGAGGTTAAGTTCCAAAGGGCTGGAAGTATTCGGGCAATTTTCGGAGGACATCCATTTGTTGGTGATAACAATCGAGCGTTGGAAAGGAATTCAAGAGAGGCACGACACCCACCACTCACCAACATTCATAGCTTGGAAGATAAACCTCCAAAAATATTCAAAGGAAAATTTGCTGATATTACGTTCAGGGAGAAAGAGTCAAGGTGGGTGCATCATCCCCATAACGATGCGCTGGTAATAACTATGCTTATTGGGACAATGAACGTGTATCGAGTCTTCTTGGATAATGGGAGTTCTGCGAACATCATGTATTACAGCACGTACAAGAAATTGGGTTTCCCGGACAGTGACATGAATTTTGAGGATGCACACGTCTACGGTTTTACTGGAGAGGCAGTAAGAGTTATGGGTTCAGTTAGGCTTCTTGTCACGCTTGGGGAAGGAGCTCTATCTGTCACTCAAATGATAGACTTCAAAGTGCTGGATCAGGAATCCGCGCACAATGTGTTGGTGGGCAGGCCTTGGTTGCGagcgttcagggtgataacctcgatacatcacttgatgataaaATTCCCAACACCTAACGGAGTGGGAAGTCTGAGAGGGTCCCAATATGAATCACGcgactgctatcacaaggctgtCAAAGAATTTTGCAAGAGGGGGTATGAGGGAAAAGGTCTCCTATTTGAAGATGCGGCGGACATTCAGGAAAAACCAAGTGGAGAGGTTCATGCCCATTATTTCGTGGAAAATCCAGAGGAAAAAGAGACTCATGTAACCAAGACCCATATTTTGACGTTGGGGAATGTTTCGAGGATCCGTAGTGTGGAGGAAGTTGTTGTGAATCATGTAGAAGGGATCATGCAAAAGGAGTTTAACGGAGAAAAGTTGGAAGGAAGAAGTTAA